CTTGTCTATCCCGCCAATCGATCAGGAATTCTTTGCGGATGAGCGCTATAACGGCCGACATTGCCTGAGCGGGCCGATCAGCCTTCCACGAATTTATCCATGACCGCATCGCTTACCCCTGTGAAGGAGAAGCCACCATCATGGAAGAGGTTCTGCATGGTCACGTAGCGGCATAGGTCGCTGAAGAGGGTCACACAGTAGTCAGCACAGGCATCTGCATCCGCATTGCCCAGTGGGCTCATGGCCTCGGAATAGGCGATGAAACTATCAAAGCCCTTCACTCCACTTCCGGCCGTGGTGACGGTAGGGGACTGGGAGACGGTATTGACACGCACCTTCTTCTTGACTCCATAATGATATCCAAAGCTCCTAGCAATCGACTCCAATAGGCTCTTGGCATCGGCCATGTCATTGTAATCCGGGAATACACGTTGGGCAGCGATATAGGTCAGTCCGACCACCGAGCCCCATTCCTTGATGGCATCCAGTTCATAGGCCGCCTGGAGTACCCGATGCAGGCTCAGTCCTGAGACATCCAATGTCTTCAAGTAGAAGTCGTGGCTGGAAGCGGTGTAGTGCTTGCCTTTGCGCACATTGGGCGACATCCCGATGGAGTGCAGCACGAAATCGACCCCACCTCCGAAGTGCTCCATGCTCTGCTCAAAAAGGGCCTTCAGATCATCATCCCGGGTGGCATCTGCTGCAATGACCGGTGCGTCCAAGGATTTGGCCAGATTATCTATTTCGCCCATGCGCATGGCGATAGGCGCATTGGTCAGGACAAGGTCAGCCCCTTGGGCCTTGGCCTTCTCGGCCACCTTCCAAGCGATACTCATATCATTCAGTGCCCCGAATACGATTCCTTTTTTTCCTTTCAACAGATTCTCGGCCATAGCTTGTCTCTTTGTGTTGGGTCCAAATATAGATAGACTGTCTTCAGTTCTTCAGGAGTTCCTTGGCATTGGCAACGGATGCATCGGATACCTTGGTACCACTCAACATCTTGGCCAATTCTAGGATCCTTCCGTCCCGACCCAAAGCTTCTACCTGGGTGATGCTTCGCTCTTCGGTATCGGACTTACTGATGCGCAGGTGATGCTGAGCGCGACCGGCCACCTGTGCAAGGTGCGTGATAGCAATGACCTGTCGTCCCTTGGCAAGTGTATGAAGTGCCTCCGCCATCTGTGAGGCGATCTCACCGGAGACCCCCGTATCTATCTCATCGAAAATCAGCGTAGGTAGCCCCTTGATACGGGCCATCTGTTGCTTGAGAATGAGCATCAAGCGGGAGAGTTCTCCACCGGATGCCACCTTGTGCAAAGGTTGCAATTCACCTCCCTTATTCGCATTGAACAATATGTTTACTATATCAAATCCATAATACTGGTAATCAGATGACTGAGATAATGATATATCGATATTGGCATTGCTTAACGAGAGTTTGTCGAGTTCGTCCAGAATGGCTTTTCTGAAGCGAGGAACGGCCGCCTTTCGCTCATCTGTCAAGTCGCTTGATAAGACCTTCAAGCGGGCCTCCAACATTTGCATCTCTTTTTCCAATCGTTGCAATTCCTGACGAGAGGATTCCGCTTGGCCCATACGGCTCTCAAAATCCGCTTTGAGGGCGATCAAGGCCTCTAGGTCGCTTACATGATGTTTGGTCATCAATCGTTGATACTCGTCCATCCGCTCACTCAGCACTTCTTTACGCTCCGGGTCGTGTTCCACGCCTGATTCTATCTCCTCGATACTTCTTCCGATATCATCCAATTCCAGGCGCGTACTCTCTACCCGATCGGCCAGTTCTGTGAGACCCTGGGTGTGTCCGGCTATACTTTCTATCTCATGAGAGAGGCTGTTCAGTTGATCGAGTAGACCACCTTCGGTCTGTAGATGCCCGATGGCCGATGTGAGCACAGCCTTGATCTCCTGTGCATGCTCGAGTAGGCCCAGTTCTTCACCGATGCGTTGGTCTTCTCCCGGACTCAGGTCCAGCGACTCCAATTCGTCCAACTGAAATTGTAGATAGTCCTTATCAATACCTGCAGAATGGATGGAACTCTTCAAGCGACCGAGTTCGCCTTGTGTGCTGCGATAGCGGGTATAGGTCTCCTGATAATCTTCCAATGTTGAGCGGTGATCGGCAAAGAGGTCGAGAAGTTGCAACTGGAAGTCTTCATCTCGCAATAAGAGGGTCTGATGTTGGGAATGCACATCCACCAGGCGTTGAGCGATAGACTTCAGGGTCTGGAGGGGAACAGGGGTGTCATTGATGAAAGCGCGTGATCTGCCGCTCGTATTGATCTCCCTACGAAAGGTGGACAGCGAGAGATAGTCGATATCTTCTTGCTCGAAGAAGCCTCTCAAGGACATCCTGCGTATGTCGAATTCTGCTTCTACAACACATTTGATGTCTTTATCAAAGAGCACATGGGTATCTGCTCGTTCCCCTAAGGCGATTCCTAAGGCTCCTAGAAGAATGGACTTACCAGACCCTGTCTCTCCAGTGAGTGCGGTGAATCCAGACTCCAGGTCGAGGTCCAGTTCTTTGATAAGAGCATAGTTCTGTATGAAAAGTCTTTTGAGCACGGCTTGAAATTACTGAGAGTCATAGACCCAAGGTCCTTCCAGCGTCTCTTTTTCTACACTCTCTTCCAAGAATGGATAGAATTCATCGGGTTGCAGCACCTGTGCCCCCAACCTGAAAAGGTGATCATTCGGAATTTGACAATCGATGAGGTCCATGTCATGCTGTATCATCCATTGGCAGAGATGGTAAAGGCACACCTTACTGGCATCGGAGACTTGAGCAAACATCGATTCTCCAAAGAACATCCCACCTAGACTCACTCCATACAATCCACCGACCAAGGAATCATCCATCCAGGCTTCTACGGAGTGGGCCAATCCCATTTCATGCAGTTCA
The window above is part of the Flavobacteriales bacterium genome. Proteins encoded here:
- a CDS encoding SDR family oxidoreductase, whose amino-acid sequence is MAENLLKGKKGIVFGALNDMSIAWKVAEKAKAQGADLVLTNAPIAMRMGEIDNLAKSLDAPVIAADATRDDDLKALFEQSMEHFGGGVDFVLHSIGMSPNVRKGKHYTASSHDFYLKTLDVSGLSLHRVLQAAYELDAIKEWGSVVGLTYIAAQRVFPDYNDMADAKSLLESIARSFGYHYGVKKKVRVNTVSQSPTVTTAGSGVKGFDSFIAYSEAMSPLGNADADACADYCVTLFSDLCRYVTMQNLFHDGGFSFTGVSDAVMDKFVEG
- the recN gene encoding DNA repair protein RecN encodes the protein MLKRLFIQNYALIKELDLDLESGFTALTGETGSGKSILLGALGIALGERADTHVLFDKDIKCVVEAEFDIRRMSLRGFFEQEDIDYLSLSTFRREINTSGRSRAFINDTPVPLQTLKSIAQRLVDVHSQHQTLLLRDEDFQLQLLDLFADHRSTLEDYQETYTRYRSTQGELGRLKSSIHSAGIDKDYLQFQLDELESLDLSPGEDQRIGEELGLLEHAQEIKAVLTSAIGHLQTEGGLLDQLNSLSHEIESIAGHTQGLTELADRVESTRLELDDIGRSIEEIESGVEHDPERKEVLSERMDEYQRLMTKHHVSDLEALIALKADFESRMGQAESSRQELQRLEKEMQMLEARLKVLSSDLTDERKAAVPRFRKAILDELDKLSLSNANIDISLSQSSDYQYYGFDIVNILFNANKGGELQPLHKVASGGELSRLMLILKQQMARIKGLPTLIFDEIDTGVSGEIASQMAEALHTLAKGRQVIAITHLAQVAGRAQHHLRISKSDTEERSITQVEALGRDGRILELAKMLSGTKVSDASVANAKELLKN